A genomic window from Glycine soja cultivar W05 chromosome 10, ASM419377v2, whole genome shotgun sequence includes:
- the LOC114369638 gene encoding uncharacterized protein LOC114369638 isoform X1 has product MATEAAGSSKDNINQGHGTTENRADTPIQKGPASSEITEEFPREQHGTRQNLILDIPAISQEEARKDYARINMPLTSPPRRLIFPPGLSPVFPRSKKYPVLLVTPRGKKTSSLPVTAIAYSNPGSVHGGNLAFAETAKKELNFPIRRSRSAPMLNKEGNSPVRGMFRIVPTTLRLDEKIATTPPMTSPIHDTVKNEDVGEDIPEEEAVCRICMVELGEGGNTFKLECGCKGDLSLAHRGCAVKWFTIKGNRTCDVCKQEVQNLTVTLLRVQNGLAQNGLAQNGLAHNMLGADASRYRFWPDFAILVVINMLAYFWFHVSNMGSGTIVHCLAFSCVLGSLASFTATVMVRRNHVWIYATVQFCLVFLIEHLFFSLFHRSNIDAVTCTGMAVVMCGNFILTEILKWRGRSLAQSNQQQGSQEAVPPPDQSSTIPHQAQIGSEQTESNLGESHAQRS; this is encoded by the exons ATGGCAACTGAAGCTGCAGGATCTTCCAAGGACAACATTAACCAAGGCCATGGCACTACTGAAAATAGGGCTGATACCCCAATTCAAAAG GGTCCAGCATCATCTGAAATAACCGAGGAATTCCCAAGAGAACAACATGGGACAAGGCAAAACCTTATCTTGGATATTCCTGCAATATCTCAGGAGGAAGCAAGAAAAGATTATGCGAGGATAAACATGCCTCTAACTTCTCCTCCAAGAAGACTGATTTTTCCTCCCGGTCTAAGTCCTGTTTTCCCAAGAAGCAAAAAATACCCAG TGCTACTTGTCACACCCAGAGGGAAGAAAACATCATCCTTACCGGTAACCGCAATTGCTTATTCAAATCCAGGGTCTGTACATGGAGGGAACTTGGCTTTTGCAGAAACAGCT AAGAAAGAACTGAATTTTCCAATTCGTCGGTCCCGTTCAGCACCTATGCTTAACAAAGAAGGTAACTCGCCTGTACGTGGCATGTTTCGTATAGTTCCGACCACACTACGATTAGATGAGAAAATTGCCACAACACCACCTATGACATCTCCAATTCATGATACTg TTAAAAATGAGGATGTTGGTGAAGATATTCCTGAAGAAGAAGCTGTCTGTAGAATTTGTATGGTTGAACTTGGAGAAGGTGGTAATACTTTCAAATTGGAGTGTGGCTGCAAAGGTGACCTTTCATTGGCACACAGAGGATGTGCAGTCAAATGGTTTACCATTAAAGGTAATAGAACATGCGATGTGTGCAAGCAAGAAGTTCAGAATCTAACTGTCACTCTTTTACGAGTTCAAAATGGTCTGGCACAAAATGGTCTGGCACAAAATGGTCTGGCACATAACATGCTAGGGGCTGATGCTTCTCGATACAG GTTTTGGCCGGATTTTGCCATTCTTGTTGTTATCAACATGCTGGCTTACTTTTGGTTTCAT GTGTCTAATATGGGATCTGGTACTATAGTCCATTGTCTCGCATTTTCATGTGTATTGGGTTCTCTTGCAAGCTTTACAGCTACAGTAATGG TGAGGAGAAATCATGTATGGATTTATGCAACTGTTCAGTTTTGTCTAGTGTTTCTCATTGAACATCTTTTCTTCTCACTg TTTCATAGGTCAAATATCGATGCTGTTACATGTACTGGGATGGCAGTTGTAATGTGTGGAAATTTTATTCTTACGGAGATTTTGAAGTGGAGGGGAAGATCACTGGCTCAGTCGAATCAACAACAAGGTTCCCAAGAAGCAGTACCGCCACCTGATCAATCATCTACAATCCCTCATCAAGCTCAGATTGGTTCTGAACAAACTGAAAGTAATTTGGGAGAGTCTCATGCACAGAGGAGTTGA
- the LOC114369638 gene encoding uncharacterized protein LOC114369638 isoform X2, with protein MATEAAGSSKDNINQGHGTTENRADTPIQKGPASSEITEEFPREQHGTRQNLILDIPAISQEEARKDYARINMPLTSPPRRLIFPPGLSPVFPRSKKYPGSVHGGNLAFAETAKKELNFPIRRSRSAPMLNKEGNSPVRGMFRIVPTTLRLDEKIATTPPMTSPIHDTVKNEDVGEDIPEEEAVCRICMVELGEGGNTFKLECGCKGDLSLAHRGCAVKWFTIKGNRTCDVCKQEVQNLTVTLLRVQNGLAQNGLAQNGLAHNMLGADASRYRFWPDFAILVVINMLAYFWFHVSNMGSGTIVHCLAFSCVLGSLASFTATVMVRRNHVWIYATVQFCLVFLIEHLFFSLFHRSNIDAVTCTGMAVVMCGNFILTEILKWRGRSLAQSNQQQGSQEAVPPPDQSSTIPHQAQIGSEQTESNLGESHAQRS; from the exons ATGGCAACTGAAGCTGCAGGATCTTCCAAGGACAACATTAACCAAGGCCATGGCACTACTGAAAATAGGGCTGATACCCCAATTCAAAAG GGTCCAGCATCATCTGAAATAACCGAGGAATTCCCAAGAGAACAACATGGGACAAGGCAAAACCTTATCTTGGATATTCCTGCAATATCTCAGGAGGAAGCAAGAAAAGATTATGCGAGGATAAACATGCCTCTAACTTCTCCTCCAAGAAGACTGATTTTTCCTCCCGGTCTAAGTCCTGTTTTCCCAAGAAGCAAAAAATACCCAG GGTCTGTACATGGAGGGAACTTGGCTTTTGCAGAAACAGCT AAGAAAGAACTGAATTTTCCAATTCGTCGGTCCCGTTCAGCACCTATGCTTAACAAAGAAGGTAACTCGCCTGTACGTGGCATGTTTCGTATAGTTCCGACCACACTACGATTAGATGAGAAAATTGCCACAACACCACCTATGACATCTCCAATTCATGATACTg TTAAAAATGAGGATGTTGGTGAAGATATTCCTGAAGAAGAAGCTGTCTGTAGAATTTGTATGGTTGAACTTGGAGAAGGTGGTAATACTTTCAAATTGGAGTGTGGCTGCAAAGGTGACCTTTCATTGGCACACAGAGGATGTGCAGTCAAATGGTTTACCATTAAAGGTAATAGAACATGCGATGTGTGCAAGCAAGAAGTTCAGAATCTAACTGTCACTCTTTTACGAGTTCAAAATGGTCTGGCACAAAATGGTCTGGCACAAAATGGTCTGGCACATAACATGCTAGGGGCTGATGCTTCTCGATACAG GTTTTGGCCGGATTTTGCCATTCTTGTTGTTATCAACATGCTGGCTTACTTTTGGTTTCAT GTGTCTAATATGGGATCTGGTACTATAGTCCATTGTCTCGCATTTTCATGTGTATTGGGTTCTCTTGCAAGCTTTACAGCTACAGTAATGG TGAGGAGAAATCATGTATGGATTTATGCAACTGTTCAGTTTTGTCTAGTGTTTCTCATTGAACATCTTTTCTTCTCACTg TTTCATAGGTCAAATATCGATGCTGTTACATGTACTGGGATGGCAGTTGTAATGTGTGGAAATTTTATTCTTACGGAGATTTTGAAGTGGAGGGGAAGATCACTGGCTCAGTCGAATCAACAACAAGGTTCCCAAGAAGCAGTACCGCCACCTGATCAATCATCTACAATCCCTCATCAAGCTCAGATTGGTTCTGAACAAACTGAAAGTAATTTGGGAGAGTCTCATGCACAGAGGAGTTGA
- the LOC114369638 gene encoding probable E3 ubiquitin-protein ligase MARCH10 isoform X3 produces the protein MATEAAGSSKDNINQGHGTTENRADTPIQKGPASSEITEEFPREQHGTRQNLILDIPAISQEEARKDYARINMPLTSPPRRLIFPPGLSPVFPRSKKYPVLLVTPRGKKTSSLPVTAIAYSNPGSVHGGNLAFAETAKKELNFPIRRSRSAPMLNKEGNSPVRGMFRIVPTTLRLDEKIATTPPMTSPIHDTVKNEDVGEDIPEEEAVCRICMVELGEGGNTFKLECGCKGDLSLAHRGCAVKWFTIKGNRTCDVCKQEVQNLTVTLLRVQNGLAQNGLAQNGLAHNMLGADASRYRFWPDFAILVVINMLAYFWFHVSNMGSGTIVHCLAFSCVLGSLASFTATVMVS, from the exons ATGGCAACTGAAGCTGCAGGATCTTCCAAGGACAACATTAACCAAGGCCATGGCACTACTGAAAATAGGGCTGATACCCCAATTCAAAAG GGTCCAGCATCATCTGAAATAACCGAGGAATTCCCAAGAGAACAACATGGGACAAGGCAAAACCTTATCTTGGATATTCCTGCAATATCTCAGGAGGAAGCAAGAAAAGATTATGCGAGGATAAACATGCCTCTAACTTCTCCTCCAAGAAGACTGATTTTTCCTCCCGGTCTAAGTCCTGTTTTCCCAAGAAGCAAAAAATACCCAG TGCTACTTGTCACACCCAGAGGGAAGAAAACATCATCCTTACCGGTAACCGCAATTGCTTATTCAAATCCAGGGTCTGTACATGGAGGGAACTTGGCTTTTGCAGAAACAGCT AAGAAAGAACTGAATTTTCCAATTCGTCGGTCCCGTTCAGCACCTATGCTTAACAAAGAAGGTAACTCGCCTGTACGTGGCATGTTTCGTATAGTTCCGACCACACTACGATTAGATGAGAAAATTGCCACAACACCACCTATGACATCTCCAATTCATGATACTg TTAAAAATGAGGATGTTGGTGAAGATATTCCTGAAGAAGAAGCTGTCTGTAGAATTTGTATGGTTGAACTTGGAGAAGGTGGTAATACTTTCAAATTGGAGTGTGGCTGCAAAGGTGACCTTTCATTGGCACACAGAGGATGTGCAGTCAAATGGTTTACCATTAAAGGTAATAGAACATGCGATGTGTGCAAGCAAGAAGTTCAGAATCTAACTGTCACTCTTTTACGAGTTCAAAATGGTCTGGCACAAAATGGTCTGGCACAAAATGGTCTGGCACATAACATGCTAGGGGCTGATGCTTCTCGATACAG GTTTTGGCCGGATTTTGCCATTCTTGTTGTTATCAACATGCTGGCTTACTTTTGGTTTCAT GTGTCTAATATGGGATCTGGTACTATAGTCCATTGTCTCGCATTTTCATGTGTATTGGGTTCTCTTGCAAGCTTTACAGCTACAGTAATGG TTTCATAG
- the LOC114369638 gene encoding probable E3 ubiquitin-protein ligase MARCH10 isoform X4, translating into MATEAAGSSKDNINQGHGTTENRADTPIQKGPASSEITEEFPREQHGTRQNLILDIPAISQEEARKDYARINMPLTSPPRRLIFPPGLSPVFPRSKKYPVLLVTPRGKKTSSLPVTAIAYSNPGSVHGGNLAFAETAKKELNFPIRRSRSAPMLNKEGNSPVRGMFRIVPTTLRLDEKIATTPPMTSPIHDTVKNEDVGEDIPEEEAVCRICMVELGEGGNTFKLECGCKGDLSLAHRGCAVKWFTIKGNRTCDVCKQEVQNLTVTLLRVQNGLAQNGLAQNGLAHNMLGADASRYRFWPDFAILVVINMLAYFWFHSIVSHFHVYWVLLQALQLQ; encoded by the exons ATGGCAACTGAAGCTGCAGGATCTTCCAAGGACAACATTAACCAAGGCCATGGCACTACTGAAAATAGGGCTGATACCCCAATTCAAAAG GGTCCAGCATCATCTGAAATAACCGAGGAATTCCCAAGAGAACAACATGGGACAAGGCAAAACCTTATCTTGGATATTCCTGCAATATCTCAGGAGGAAGCAAGAAAAGATTATGCGAGGATAAACATGCCTCTAACTTCTCCTCCAAGAAGACTGATTTTTCCTCCCGGTCTAAGTCCTGTTTTCCCAAGAAGCAAAAAATACCCAG TGCTACTTGTCACACCCAGAGGGAAGAAAACATCATCCTTACCGGTAACCGCAATTGCTTATTCAAATCCAGGGTCTGTACATGGAGGGAACTTGGCTTTTGCAGAAACAGCT AAGAAAGAACTGAATTTTCCAATTCGTCGGTCCCGTTCAGCACCTATGCTTAACAAAGAAGGTAACTCGCCTGTACGTGGCATGTTTCGTATAGTTCCGACCACACTACGATTAGATGAGAAAATTGCCACAACACCACCTATGACATCTCCAATTCATGATACTg TTAAAAATGAGGATGTTGGTGAAGATATTCCTGAAGAAGAAGCTGTCTGTAGAATTTGTATGGTTGAACTTGGAGAAGGTGGTAATACTTTCAAATTGGAGTGTGGCTGCAAAGGTGACCTTTCATTGGCACACAGAGGATGTGCAGTCAAATGGTTTACCATTAAAGGTAATAGAACATGCGATGTGTGCAAGCAAGAAGTTCAGAATCTAACTGTCACTCTTTTACGAGTTCAAAATGGTCTGGCACAAAATGGTCTGGCACAAAATGGTCTGGCACATAACATGCTAGGGGCTGATGCTTCTCGATACAG GTTTTGGCCGGATTTTGCCATTCTTGTTGTTATCAACATGCTGGCTTACTTTTGGTTTCAT TCCATTGTCTCGCATTTTCATGTGTATTGGGTTCTCTTGCAAGCTTTACAGCTACAGTAA
- the LOC114370287 gene encoding uncharacterized protein LOC114370287, whose amino-acid sequence MEAWNRLHDIFQDNKHSCVVTLEYDFTHTTMEAFSSVSAYCQHLKSLSDQLKNVGFPIDNSRLVLQLVSSLTEPYKGVTTLIRQSDPLPQFYQARLMLVLEESDIKKAAQTSSSAMVVRDSDESQEMSDHSSARCTNNGGKRYPNRGNSRKNRNNTGGRDNSGAGKGGFDGGGIGGGGNNRGGGQQ is encoded by the coding sequence ATGGAGGCTTGGAATAGGTTACATGATATATTCCAAGATAACAAACACTCTTGTGTCGTTACACTTGAGTATGATTTCACCCACACAACCATGGAGGCCTTTTCAAGTGTCTCTGCTTACTGTCAACATCTTAAGTCATTGTCGGATCAACTCAAGAACGTCGGCTTTCCAATCGATAACAGTAGGTTGGTTCTGCAATTGGTGTCTAGTCTCACTGAACCCTACAAGGGAGTGACCACACTCATCCGTCAAAGTGATCCCTTGCCTCAATTTTATCAAGCACGGTTGATGCTTGTTCTTGAAGAATCCGACATCAAGAAGGCGGCTCAGACCTCTTCCTCCGCCATGGTGGTTCGTGACTCGGATGAATCTCAAGAGATGTCTGATCATTCATCAGCACGCTGCACAAATAATGGTGGAAAACGGTATCCAAACCGTGGCAATTCTAGAAAGAATCGCAACAACACTGGTGGTCGTGATAACTCAGGCGCTGGCAAGGGAGGCTTTGATGGCGGGGGTATAGGTGGCGGTGGCAACAATCGCGGGGGTGGACAACAGTAG